One window of Marinomonas primoryensis genomic DNA carries:
- a CDS encoding glycosyltransferase — MENKKRSIIYHYSLPFNFDSPSGSGIRPVAMYNTFINLGYDVELVSGYTHEREKKIKKIKSDIKKGKKFEFCYSESTTMPLALTDLDHLPRRPLMDFRFFYFLKKNGVSTGVFYRDIYWRFDNTSKRSLLHFFKKKAAKFFYLVELLCYRLSVKVIFLPSLKMSKYVPFIPEVMIHELNPGTTAIKTKVKKLDSKIEFLYVGGTTDFYNIDLLIEVVGKYFVNSINLTICTRPSDAIYLANRYNEFNTNLTIVSKKGEQLKSLYEASDCACLYMLPTEYRNFSVPIKLFEYMSYGKPIIASSNTWVGDFVQNNKLGWTVNYSESELIKIIKKIVLNKEIIKNLSISILDIAKEHTWEKRCKQVSIILSDM; from the coding sequence ATGGAAAATAAAAAAAGATCTATCATCTATCATTACTCATTACCATTTAACTTTGATTCACCATCTGGTAGTGGTATTCGACCTGTTGCAATGTACAATACATTTATTAACTTAGGATATGATGTAGAACTTGTTTCTGGCTATACTCATGAACGCGAAAAAAAAATAAAAAAAATAAAAAGTGATATTAAAAAAGGAAAGAAATTTGAATTTTGTTATTCAGAATCGACTACTATGCCATTGGCGTTAACTGATTTAGACCACCTTCCTCGTCGACCATTAATGGATTTTAGATTTTTTTATTTTTTAAAAAAAAATGGAGTGAGTACTGGCGTTTTTTATCGAGATATTTATTGGAGATTCGATAATACGTCAAAAAGATCGCTATTGCATTTTTTCAAAAAAAAAGCAGCAAAATTCTTTTACCTAGTTGAGCTGTTATGTTATAGACTTAGTGTAAAAGTGATTTTTTTACCTTCACTTAAAATGTCAAAATATGTACCTTTTATACCTGAAGTTATGATTCATGAACTTAATCCTGGCACAACAGCAATAAAAACTAAAGTAAAGAAACTTGACTCAAAAATTGAGTTTTTATATGTAGGCGGAACAACAGATTTTTATAACATTGATTTACTAATTGAGGTGGTTGGTAAGTACTTTGTTAACTCGATTAATTTGACTATTTGTACAAGACCGTCAGATGCTATCTATTTAGCTAATAGGTATAATGAATTTAATACCAATCTAACTATAGTAAGCAAAAAAGGAGAACAACTTAAGTCACTTTATGAGGCTTCAGATTGTGCTTGTTTATATATGCTTCCAACAGAATATCGGAATTTTTCTGTACCTATAAAACTATTTGAATATATGAGTTACGGTAAGCCTATTATAGCTAGTTCAAACACATGGGTTGGTGATTTTGTTCAGAATAATAAACTTGGCTGGACTGTTAATTATTCAGAATCTGAACTAATAAAAATCATTAAAAAAATTGTTCTAAACAAAGAAATTATAAAAAACTTATCCATTTCTATTTTAGATATAGCAAAAGAACATACATGGGAAAAACGATGTAAACAGGTTAGTATTATATTGAGTGATATGTGA
- a CDS encoding UDP-N-acetyl glucosamine 2-epimerase, which yields MKNKILHIVGTRPQYIKLFPLWSAIHKDRLLFQEIYDTGQHYDKNMSEELVNEFDFKGITTGNIAGFGPEKQIPMMIENIWTKLTTFKPDYVFLYGDTNSTLAGAIACAKLEIPYGHLEAGVRTKEHVGVQEGVNRKVVDHLAKHHFCVTKADCFNIDKEGLSKEGNHHVGDLMYDAFQVMSERLKSDVKLEHRILVTIHRAENVDKDKRRKMILGALIEMSENVEVILPLHPRLRSKLSQEELSLLNDSKVQLIDPLKYSEVISLLKGASGVITDSGGLPKDAAFSGVKAVVLRDDPIWRELYEFGYIYTVDTMDSISSEDLQKYCMRMLDRRVEPYKSEMASIKIIEIVKQYLNI from the coding sequence ATGAAGAATAAAATTCTACATATTGTCGGTACTAGACCTCAGTATATTAAATTATTTCCATTGTGGAGTGCTATCCATAAAGATAGGCTGCTATTCCAAGAGATATATGATACAGGTCAGCATTATGACAAAAATATGTCGGAAGAATTGGTTAATGAATTCGATTTTAAAGGTATTACAACAGGGAATATTGCAGGTTTTGGACCTGAAAAACAAATCCCCATGATGATAGAAAATATCTGGACTAAACTTACTACCTTTAAGCCCGATTATGTTTTTTTATATGGAGACACTAATTCGACGCTTGCGGGTGCTATTGCTTGCGCAAAGTTAGAAATTCCATACGGTCATTTAGAAGCGGGGGTTAGGACTAAAGAACACGTAGGGGTTCAGGAAGGAGTGAATCGAAAGGTTGTTGATCATCTTGCCAAACATCATTTTTGTGTGACAAAAGCAGACTGTTTTAATATTGACAAAGAAGGGCTTTCAAAAGAAGGAAATCATCATGTTGGTGATTTGATGTATGATGCGTTTCAAGTAATGAGCGAGCGCTTAAAGAGTGATGTGAAACTTGAGCATCGCATACTTGTTACTATTCATCGTGCAGAAAATGTAGATAAAGATAAACGTCGTAAGATGATCTTAGGTGCACTTATTGAAATGTCAGAAAATGTTGAAGTCATTCTGCCTTTACATCCACGACTTCGCTCTAAACTATCTCAAGAAGAGCTTTCCTTACTTAACGATAGTAAAGTTCAGCTAATTGATCCGTTAAAATATTCTGAAGTAATTTCTTTGTTAAAAGGTGCTAGTGGTGTAATAACTGACTCGGGTGGCTTGCCCAAAGATGCTGCTTTTTCAGGAGTTAAAGCTGTTGTATTGCGTGATGACCCAATATGGAGGGAGTTGTATGAGTTTGGGTATATTTACACTGTAGACACAATGGATAGTATATCTAGTGAAGATTTACAAAAATATTGTATGCGTATGCTTGATAGAAGAGTAGAGCCTTATAAAAGTGAAATGGCTTCTATTAAAATCATTGAGATAGTCAAACAATATTTGAATATTTAA
- a CDS encoding PIG-L deacetylase family protein: MIISNTKKALFISAHPDDTEFGAGGLIQILIEKGIDVHLAVFCNPVESLPEGSCKDVLVNEQKKSAEALGLKNKITFYDYPVRKFSYCRQEILEDLIKLRKKIKPDLIITSSENDYHQDHTVLACESKRAFKLAILLGYTHPWNTRKMVGNVFFEISEIQLDNKINAISAFGSQALRSYSEPRVIESLAIEAGVASGFVYAERFELITMSIKNEE; encoded by the coding sequence ATGATAATTAGCAATACTAAAAAAGCATTATTTATTTCTGCTCATCCAGATGATACCGAATTCGGTGCGGGTGGCTTGATACAAATATTAATTGAAAAAGGTATCGACGTTCATTTGGCCGTGTTCTGTAATCCAGTTGAGTCTCTGCCAGAAGGTAGTTGTAAAGATGTGCTTGTGAATGAGCAGAAAAAATCAGCAGAAGCGCTTGGCCTTAAAAATAAAATTACATTTTACGACTATCCAGTAAGAAAATTTTCTTATTGTAGGCAAGAAATACTTGAAGATTTGATTAAACTCAGAAAAAAAATAAAACCAGATTTGATAATCACAAGTTCTGAAAATGATTACCATCAAGATCATACTGTTTTAGCATGTGAATCTAAACGAGCTTTTAAACTAGCAATATTACTAGGTTATACTCATCCATGGAATACCCGAAAGATGGTCGGAAATGTTTTTTTTGAAATTAGTGAAATACAACTGGATAATAAAATAAATGCAATATCAGCTTTTGGTAGCCAAGCTCTTCGAAGTTATAGTGAGCCAAGAGTAATTGAGAGTCTAGCAATTGAAGCTGGAGTAGCCTCAGGCTTCGTATATGCAGAGCGTTTTGAGCTAATAACCATGAGTATAAAAAATGAAGAATAA
- a CDS encoding UDP-3-O-(3-hydroxymyristoyl)glucosamine N-acyltransferase — MSNVRIIVDKYVKRELEKLTILKGCILEAPYVFETYSNICDFSIVFNTENENWVLDETNFVSIILAKSEPENLDQCKNKVICICDNPRDIYAYLMNISLTGERLTWSRGDNINYIHPTAKVHPSTEISSNVYISEDVEIGPNCSIGFQGFGFGRLEGKAFRLIHTGGVFIGKGTKISSNVTVVSGTFNPTTIGENVLVDDHVHIAHNCIIENYVTLTAGTVLSGSVALGENTWLGPNSSVINGAKLGKDVFAGIGACVTKSFEGGVIAGNPAKKLRAN; from the coding sequence ATGTCAAATGTTCGTATTATTGTTGACAAATATGTTAAGAGAGAATTAGAAAAACTAACTATTCTGAAAGGCTGCATTCTTGAGGCACCTTATGTTTTTGAAACGTATTCTAATATTTGTGATTTTTCAATTGTATTTAATACAGAAAATGAGAACTGGGTATTAGATGAAACAAACTTTGTATCTATTATACTGGCTAAGTCTGAACCTGAAAATCTTGATCAATGTAAGAATAAAGTCATTTGTATTTGTGATAATCCTAGAGATATTTATGCGTATCTGATGAATATAAGTCTTACTGGTGAAAGATTGACTTGGTCTAGAGGAGATAATATAAATTATATACATCCTACTGCTAAAGTTCACCCTTCTACAGAAATTTCTTCCAATGTTTATATATCTGAGGATGTGGAAATTGGACCAAATTGCTCAATTGGATTTCAAGGGTTTGGTTTTGGTCGATTAGAAGGAAAAGCTTTTCGTTTAATACATACTGGTGGTGTATTCATCGGTAAAGGTACAAAAATTAGTAGTAATGTTACTGTCGTTTCTGGGACTTTTAATCCTACCACGATAGGGGAGAATGTACTTGTTGATGATCATGTTCACATAGCTCATAATTGTATTATAGAGAATTATGTAACGTTAACTGCTGGAACTGTTCTCTCCGGCTCTGTGGCATTAGGTGAGAATACTTGGTTAGGGCCAAATAGCTCAGTTATTAACGGTGCCAAATTGGGCAAAGATGTATTTGCAGGGATAGGCGCCTGTGTTACTAAGTCGTTTGAAGGTGGAGTGATTGCAGGAAATCCAGCAAAAAAACTAAGAGCAAATTAA
- a CDS encoding glycosyltransferase: MTNSPKVSVITFAYVNETNGRYELLRECIESIRNQNYPNYEHIIIDDGSDIDLSHLENDYDNLIYIKKLGTGIISSTYTFNLGHELATGDYCIYLPSDDLHVEGAIACLVDALEIEPTASMAIGKAIYEYIDGSIVTWAPDKDKIENKLHEGNYINGCAVMWRRSNYLYACLPPNYTGFCCDYDLWATISKLGRIVYPDADVVKYRHVSDSTRNKTRSSFIVSPRKEDKVFYQYSKESRIEFVRLRCRQSIEHIKKIDVSDFSLGNAKQVTLSIVFPNSIIRHLVKRKWDLVNDFFEKNSKEYRDLKKELLDFEGEIIFQNLSLSALCLIRQLSEKKVYILDDFNKNNWLIDYFPLPYIQSVINREGKVNSEFSSFIGL; encoded by the coding sequence ATGACTAACTCTCCAAAGGTATCGGTAATAACGTTTGCTTACGTCAATGAAACTAATGGCAGGTACGAGCTGTTAAGAGAGTGTATAGAGTCTATTCGAAATCAAAATTATCCAAACTATGAACATATCATCATTGATGATGGTAGTGATATTGATTTATCACATTTAGAAAATGATTATGATAATCTCATTTATATTAAAAAGCTAGGTACAGGTATAATTTCTTCAACTTATACTTTTAATCTTGGACATGAATTAGCGACCGGAGATTATTGTATATATTTGCCCTCAGACGATTTACATGTAGAAGGTGCCATAGCATGTTTAGTTGATGCATTAGAAATAGAGCCAACTGCTTCAATGGCGATAGGTAAAGCTATTTATGAATATATCGATGGTAGCATTGTTACTTGGGCTCCTGATAAAGATAAAATTGAGAATAAGCTGCACGAAGGTAATTATATAAATGGTTGTGCTGTTATGTGGCGGCGTTCAAATTATTTGTATGCTTGTCTTCCTCCTAATTATACTGGGTTTTGTTGTGATTATGACTTATGGGCAACAATTTCTAAGTTAGGACGTATCGTTTATCCAGACGCGGATGTAGTAAAATATCGCCACGTATCAGATTCTACTAGGAATAAAACACGCAGCAGCTTCATTGTTAGTCCAAGAAAAGAAGATAAAGTATTTTATCAGTATTCAAAAGAAAGTCGCATTGAGTTTGTAAGGCTGAGGTGTAGACAAAGTATTGAGCATATTAAAAAAATTGATGTTTCAGATTTTTCACTTGGAAATGCTAAACAAGTAACACTTTCTATAGTTTTTCCTAATTCAATTATAAGGCATCTTGTTAAAAGGAAATGGGATCTAGTTAATGATTTTTTTGAAAAAAATAGTAAAGAATACAGAGACTTGAAAAAAGAGCTTCTTGACTTTGAGGGAGAAATCATTTTTCAAAATTTAAGCCTATCAGCATTATGCTTAATAAGGCAGTTGTCAGAGAAGAAAGTTTATATTTTAGATGATTTTAATAAAAATAATTGGTTAATAGACTATTTCCCTTTACCTTATATACAATCTGTAATAAATCGAGAGGGTAAGGTAAATAGTGAGTTTTCAAGTTTTATAGGGCTTTAG
- a CDS encoding glycosyltransferase, translating into MNINRKKVYFLLSAEAYLEPISGDRINEMNVIRAMLEYYDVYYNGVLVSKDDKVFGDKERIIHIPKEGEYDLIYIRANRDVFLKSPSPKLWFASPYYEDCFEQADGIVCMTMPWKLALETYNKEKVDYFCNTYPEEMPPPKKCILFPQVIDDSHFVENKASERVVKKTKPLIENITNFFKKNKLNQKVIRHFGPIRPSNYPYQVIEALNDKKIASKVRAESIGAGKKLALPKQIINVSRVPQEQVSEMLRSASAIWYNQDASGHIAGSLKVLEAMAVGVPIILPRYDARVDELGEEYPFFWDLDDESTIKDEVQDDFKKKLMEIINLTPEKRSKLEKYLKKRAKRHSKESVALILKSELESFWEYYND; encoded by the coding sequence ATGAATATTAATAGAAAAAAAGTTTATTTTTTATTAAGTGCCGAAGCTTATCTCGAGCCAATTTCTGGTGACAGAATTAATGAGATGAATGTTATTCGGGCTATGCTGGAATACTATGATGTTTATTATAATGGGGTTCTTGTTAGTAAAGATGATAAGGTATTTGGTGACAAAGAAAGAATTATACATATTCCTAAAGAAGGTGAATATGACCTTATATATATAAGAGCAAATCGAGATGTTTTTCTTAAATCGCCTTCTCCTAAGTTATGGTTTGCTAGCCCATATTATGAAGACTGTTTTGAGCAAGCAGACGGGATTGTCTGTATGACAATGCCTTGGAAGCTTGCTTTAGAAACTTACAATAAAGAGAAGGTTGATTATTTTTGTAACACTTACCCAGAAGAGATGCCGCCGCCGAAAAAATGTATTTTATTTCCACAAGTTATTGACGATTCACACTTTGTTGAAAATAAGGCAAGTGAAAGGGTTGTAAAAAAAACGAAGCCATTAATTGAAAATATAACCAATTTTTTTAAGAAGAATAAGCTAAATCAGAAGGTGATTCGTCACTTTGGACCGATACGACCTTCAAATTACCCCTATCAAGTTATAGAAGCCTTAAATGATAAGAAAATTGCATCTAAAGTACGAGCAGAATCTATAGGCGCAGGAAAAAAATTGGCGTTGCCAAAACAAATAATTAATGTTTCAAGAGTACCTCAGGAACAGGTCTCCGAAATGCTCCGCTCAGCATCTGCCATTTGGTATAACCAAGACGCATCAGGACATATTGCCGGTTCTTTAAAAGTATTGGAAGCTATGGCTGTAGGTGTCCCCATCATATTACCTAGATATGATGCACGAGTTGACGAATTAGGTGAGGAATATCCTTTTTTCTGGGATTTAGATGATGAATCTACAATTAAGGATGAGGTGCAAGATGATTTTAAAAAAAAATTGATGGAAATTATAAATTTAACTCCAGAAAAACGTTCTAAGTTAGAAAAATATTTGAAGAAAAGAGCAAAGAGGCATTCAAAAGAAAGTGTAGCCTTGATTCTAAAGTCAGAACTAGAAAGTTTTTGGGAGTATTATAATGACTAA
- a CDS encoding glycosyltransferase, with product MKEFKNNAKSFIVKKILFIVRMTPFYINLGYAAKIEILSIIYNEKTGFNDKLHNLETYQDLKSNYRKAINGFEKSKLGKLLCKRARRTKRERRKYAAKNNKVIFLTRSWHFFDPLVQFFEENNMEFFKYDINEFDKVIFEKNRITNKSKYHREKAFKNLAITFRKKQKYNEGNRCFTSDDFNIEYENSDIFFVDWLNHNTNWVLENVSDDKKIIVRIHSYEVLSFFPVTINFGRIDGLIFISEGIKDMFLELWGWLLPNDILIDVLDNIRSKKRISLENEVSTKKRNKTIGMMQYADSVKGFRFAFDVFKGVYKVDPEFKLLLCGKTLAEIDSEENINIQNEIKQLPEGVVQELGYIKDIDSFFRKVGYMLSTSEREGSHESIIEGMAYGCVPIIRNWPILAPFNGAKRAFPMCDIIDRVEEAVVQILSTKSDYENISREYKKESRVFFSDDIPNKYVEFIERVRRDEY from the coding sequence ATGAAGGAATTTAAAAATAATGCCAAGTCTTTTATTGTTAAAAAAATATTATTTATAGTTCGCATGACTCCTTTTTATATTAACTTGGGTTATGCGGCTAAAATAGAAATACTTTCTATTATTTATAATGAAAAAACTGGTTTTAACGATAAGCTTCATAATCTTGAAACTTATCAAGATTTAAAATCTAATTATAGAAAAGCAATTAATGGCTTTGAAAAATCAAAATTAGGGAAGTTACTTTGTAAACGAGCTAGGAGAACTAAGAGAGAGCGAAGGAAATATGCTGCTAAGAATAATAAAGTAATTTTTTTGACTAGAAGTTGGCATTTTTTTGACCCTCTGGTTCAATTTTTTGAAGAAAATAATATGGAATTTTTTAAATATGATATTAATGAGTTTGACAAAGTCATTTTTGAAAAAAATAGAATAACCAATAAGTCAAAATACCATAGAGAGAAAGCATTCAAGAACTTGGCTATTACTTTTCGTAAGAAACAAAAATATAATGAAGGAAATCGATGTTTTACATCTGATGATTTTAATATTGAGTATGAAAATTCTGATATTTTTTTTGTTGATTGGTTAAACCATAATACTAATTGGGTTCTCGAAAATGTTAGTGATGATAAAAAGATTATTGTCCGGATCCATTCCTATGAAGTGTTATCTTTTTTCCCTGTAACCATTAACTTTGGTAGGATTGATGGTCTTATATTTATTTCTGAGGGAATAAAGGATATGTTTTTGGAGCTTTGGGGGTGGTTGCTTCCAAATGATATTCTAATAGATGTGTTGGATAATATTCGGAGTAAAAAAAGAATTTCATTAGAAAATGAGGTTTCTACAAAAAAAAGAAACAAAACGATAGGAATGATGCAGTACGCAGATTCAGTGAAAGGATTTCGATTTGCTTTTGATGTGTTTAAGGGCGTATATAAAGTCGATCCTGAGTTTAAACTTTTGCTATGTGGTAAAACATTGGCAGAGATAGATTCTGAAGAAAACATTAATATTCAGAATGAAATTAAGCAGTTACCCGAAGGCGTTGTACAAGAATTAGGTTATATTAAAGATATAGACTCATTTTTTCGTAAAGTCGGTTATATGTTATCTACTAGTGAAAGAGAGGGATCTCATGAATCAATAATAGAGGGGATGGCATATGGTTGTGTTCCAATTATAAGAAATTGGCCTATATTGGCACCATTTAACGGAGCTAAAAGAGCATTTCCAATGTGTGATATCATAGACCGTGTTGAAGAGGCTGTTGTGCAAATACTTTCTACGAAAAGTGATTATGAAAATATTAGTAGAGAATATAAAAAAGAGTCAAGGGTTTTCTTTAGTGATGACATTCCAAATAAGTATGTAGAATTTATTGAAAGAGTCAGACGTGATGAATATTAA
- a CDS encoding DegT/DnrJ/EryC1/StrS family aminotransferase, with amino-acid sequence MMQFIDLAAQYKHLKAKIDKRIQDVLDHGHYIMGSEVQELEGKLADYVGVKHVITCANGTDALTLAMMVLDIKEGDAVFCPTFTFFATAEVIAYENATPVFVDSDEVTFNICPIDLERRIQATIAEGKLTPKAIIAVDLFGLPANYPEIQKIADKYNLKLVEDAAQGFGGEINGKRACGFGDIATTSFFPAKPLGCYGDGGAIFTNNDEYADLLRSYRVHGKGADKYDNIRIGMNSRLDTIQAAVLLEKLLEFPIELINRNKAAKKYTVELSSQYKTPTIPNGYTSSWAQYTLVSNDRNSVMQAYKNKGIPTVVYYSTCMHEQTVFEYLGYRKGDFPVAEKLSKEVFSLPMHGYLEFIK; translated from the coding sequence ATGATGCAATTTATTGATCTAGCCGCACAATACAAGCACTTAAAAGCGAAAATAGATAAACGTATTCAGGATGTTTTAGATCATGGTCACTACATTATGGGGTCAGAAGTACAAGAGTTAGAGGGAAAACTCGCAGATTATGTAGGTGTTAAACATGTGATTACCTGTGCAAATGGTACCGATGCTTTAACACTTGCCATGATGGTTCTAGACATAAAAGAAGGTGATGCTGTTTTTTGTCCTACATTTACTTTTTTTGCGACTGCAGAAGTAATTGCTTATGAAAATGCGACTCCTGTGTTTGTAGACTCAGATGAAGTAACGTTTAACATCTGCCCAATAGACTTAGAAAGACGCATTCAAGCGACTATTGCAGAAGGTAAACTAACACCGAAAGCAATCATTGCTGTTGATTTATTTGGATTGCCTGCTAATTACCCTGAAATCCAAAAAATAGCTGATAAATACAATTTAAAATTAGTTGAAGATGCCGCACAGGGGTTTGGTGGTGAAATAAATGGAAAGCGCGCATGTGGTTTTGGCGATATAGCTACAACAAGTTTCTTCCCTGCAAAGCCTCTTGGTTGTTATGGTGATGGCGGTGCAATATTTACTAATAATGATGAATATGCAGATTTACTACGTTCTTATCGTGTGCATGGTAAGGGCGCTGATAAATACGATAATATTAGAATTGGTATGAATTCTCGTTTGGATACTATTCAAGCTGCCGTGTTACTGGAAAAGCTGCTTGAATTTCCAATAGAATTGATTAATAGAAATAAAGCTGCAAAAAAGTATACTGTAGAACTTAGCTCACAGTATAAAACACCAACTATTCCAAATGGATACACAAGCTCCTGGGCGCAATATACTTTAGTTTCAAATGATCGTAATTCTGTAATGCAAGCCTACAAAAATAAAGGCATTCCAACTGTAGTTTATTATTCAACGTGTATGCATGAGCAAACAGTTTTTGAATATTTAGGTTACAGAAAAGGAGATTTTCCTGTTGCAGAGAAATTATCAAAAGAAGTATTTAGTTTACCAATGCATGGATACTTAGAATTTATAAAATGA
- the wbpD gene encoding UDP-2-acetamido-3-amino-2,3-dideoxy-D-glucuronate N-acetyltransferase, with translation MAFYQHESAIVDDGAQIGDGSRVWHFVHICGGAKIGTDVSLGQNVFVGNKVTIGDNCKIQNNVSVYDNVHLEEGVFCGPSMVFTNVYNPRSLIERKDQYLETLVKKGVTFGANCTVVCGITVGEFAFIGAGAVINKDVPSYALMVGVPARKIGWMSEYGEQLNLPLEGNAEVICSHTGDSYVLNGKFLSKKS, from the coding sequence ATGGCTTTTTATCAGCATGAAAGTGCCATTGTGGATGATGGTGCTCAAATAGGTGATGGTTCACGTGTTTGGCACTTTGTCCATATTTGTGGTGGTGCGAAAATCGGAACTGATGTCTCTTTAGGGCAGAACGTATTTGTTGGTAACAAAGTTACAATAGGCGATAACTGTAAAATCCAAAACAATGTCTCAGTCTACGACAATGTCCATTTGGAAGAGGGCGTATTTTGTGGGCCGAGTATGGTATTTACTAACGTATATAATCCACGTTCGCTTATTGAACGAAAAGATCAATACTTAGAAACACTCGTAAAGAAAGGCGTTACTTTTGGTGCAAATTGCACTGTAGTGTGTGGTATCACGGTTGGTGAGTTTGCTTTTATTGGTGCAGGGGCGGTTATTAATAAAGATGTCCCGTCATACGCGCTAATGGTAGGTGTGCCTGCGAGAAAAATTGGCTGGATGAGTGAGTATGGTGAGCAGCTGAATTTACCCTTAGAAGGTAATGCTGAAGTAATTTGCTCTCATACTGGTGATAGTTATGTTTTAAATGGAAAGTTCTTGAGTAAAAAATCATGA
- a CDS encoding Gfo/Idh/MocA family protein — MKRFALIGAAGYIAPRHLKAIKETGNDLIVAMDVNDSVGIMDSHFPDAEFFTEFEAFSAFVDDLKLSGEKLDYIAVASPNYLHLPHMKFALQNGIDVICEKPLVLNTADLDTLNRYQEEYGAKVNSILQLRLHPSIIALREKVQAASADKVFEVDLTYLTSRGKWYLKSWKGFDEKSGGVATNIGVHFYDMLHFIFGDIKHNEVHYRDEKTSSGFLQYERANVRWFLSIDANHLPDNAVHGEKSTYRSIDIEGEELEFSGGFTDLHTQSYQRILAGQGYGVEDNRAAIETVDVMRKSAIIENPINPHPLLSKVKK, encoded by the coding sequence ATGAAACGATTTGCTCTTATTGGTGCGGCTGGTTATATCGCACCACGACACCTTAAAGCGATTAAAGAAACAGGTAATGACCTCATAGTTGCTATGGATGTTAATGACTCTGTCGGTATCATGGATAGCCATTTTCCTGATGCAGAATTTTTTACTGAATTTGAAGCATTTTCTGCTTTTGTTGATGACCTGAAATTAAGTGGTGAAAAATTAGATTACATAGCAGTAGCATCACCTAATTACTTGCATCTACCGCATATGAAGTTTGCTTTGCAGAATGGTATTGATGTGATTTGTGAAAAGCCGTTAGTGTTGAATACTGCGGACCTGGATACGTTAAATCGCTATCAAGAAGAATATGGCGCAAAAGTGAACTCTATTCTTCAGTTGCGCTTGCACCCATCGATTATTGCATTGCGTGAAAAAGTGCAAGCGGCATCAGCGGATAAAGTGTTTGAGGTAGATTTAACTTACTTAACCTCACGTGGTAAATGGTACTTGAAGTCATGGAAAGGGTTTGATGAAAAGTCGGGTGGGGTTGCCACGAATATTGGTGTGCATTTTTACGATATGCTGCACTTTATTTTTGGTGATATTAAGCATAATGAAGTGCATTACCGTGATGAAAAAACGTCGTCTGGCTTTTTGCAGTATGAACGCGCTAATGTTCGTTGGTTTCTATCGATTGATGCGAATCATTTGCCTGATAATGCCGTTCATGGTGAAAAGTCCACTTATCGTAGTATCGATATTGAAGGTGAAGAGCTTGAGTTTTCAGGCGGTTTCACTGATCTGCATACGCAAAGTTATCAGCGTATTTTAGCAGGCCAAGGTTATGGCGTAGAAGACAACCGCGCGGCGATAGAGACGGTAGATGTGATGCGGAAATCTGCAATAATCGAAAACCCAATCAATCCTCACCCGTTGTTATCAAAGGTTAAGAAATAG